The window TGAAATATTTCGAAGACGATTTCGAATGCGAAGAGAGTTATTCCTTCGCATAGTGAATGCATTAGAGAATCATTCAGCATTTTTTCAACAAAGAGACGATGCTGTACGAAGAAAAGGGTTGTCACCACTACAAAAATGCACCGCTGCGATTCGTCAACTGGCTTACGGAGTCCCCGCCGATCATCTTGACGAGTACCTACGTATGGGTGAATCAACTTCCATCAGGTGCCTTTTCAAGTTCTGCGAATACATTGTTGAAATATTTGGTGATAGGTACTTGAGAAGGCCAAATGCTGATGATGTTCAACGTcttcttcaaatgcatgatgAGAGACATGGCTTTCCTGGCATGTTAGGTAGCCTTGATTGTATGCACTGGAAATCAAAAAATTGTCCAGTTGCTTGGAAAGGTCAATTTACAAGGGGACATGGGTCACCAACAATCATACTTGAAGCGGTCACGTCTCATGACTTGTGGATATGGCATGCATTTTTTAGGGTCGCCAGTTCACGTAACGATATTAACGTGTTATATGAATCTCCCATATTCAACAACGTCTTACAAGGAAATATGCCGGAGATTAATTTCACGGTGAACGACACTACATATACGAAGAACTATTATCTAACAGATGGAATATATCCCGAGTGGGCTACTTTTGTTAAGGCTTTTCCTTGCCCGGAGGATTCCAAGAGGAAGTTGTTTAAGGAAAGACAGGAGTCTGCAAGAAAAGATGTTGAACGGGCATTTGGGGTGCTCCAATCTCGATGGGCGATTATCAGAGGTCCAGCTCGGTATTAGTATAGGAAAAAGTTAAAACAAATCATgttagcatgcattatttttcataATATGATTGTTGAGGATGAGGGAGGTCACGTGACAAATTGGTACAACGAAGAAGGTGACGAACCCGCACAACCTATCCATGGCTCAAACCGAGGATTTCAGGATTATCTTCGAACAAATTCTGAGCTATGTGACACTCAAGTTCATCACCAACTTCGCGCCGACTTAGTTGAGCATATCTGGGGGCAATACAACAACAATCCatgaattaatatttaaaataaattttattttctcaacTTTGTAATTTTATTTTCCCGACTTAGTTGTAATTTCATTTTCCAACTTTATAATTTTAG is drawn from Zingiber officinale cultivar Zhangliang chromosome 1B, Zo_v1.1, whole genome shotgun sequence and contains these coding sequences:
- the LOC122042100 gene encoding uncharacterized protein LOC122042100 produces the protein MSHSTGSSSSSSSSTSEDEIYVEIDEQAYDSGEELMLLVLQQHQQLMEAYQRRDTRRRRFVQRNREAGNERLVNDYFSITPVYHDEIFRRRFRMRRELFLRIVNALENHSAFFQQRDDAVRRKGLSPLQKCTAAIRQLAYGVPADHLDEYLRMGESTSIRCLFKFCEYIVEIFGDRYLRRPNADDVQRLLQMHDERHGFPGMLGSLDCMHWKSKNCPVAWKGQFTRGHGSPTIILEAVTSHDLWIWHAFFRVASSRNDINVLYESPIFNNVLQGNMPEINFTVNDTTYTKNYYLTDGIYPEWATFVKAFPCPEDSKRKLFKERQESARKDVERAFGVLQSRWAIIRGPARY